From Amycolatopsis sp. cg9, one genomic window encodes:
- a CDS encoding discoidin domain-containing protein has product MQRRTPRTSPPRPGPGRRTPVRWTALAVLALTLAALLTAPVAQAAPVLLSQGRPVTASSAESAAFPASAAVDGDPGTRWSSGFSDPQTLQVDLGSTQQLSQVVLNWEAAYAKAFTLQASADGATWSTLYSTTTGAGGTQTLTVTGSGRYVRLTGTQRATQYGYSLWEFQVYGGGGTTQPGDVLLSYGKPGTASSYQDDGACPGCAPAKAFDRDPATRWATSATTGWVDPGWITVDLGAVAAVHQVVLQWDPAYAVAYQIQVSNDNANWTSLYSTTSGKGFKETLTLNGSGRYVRMYGTARSNGYGYSLWGFDVYGTGGNPATPPPAPPAPHFPGTLVWSDEFNGAAGANPDASKWTAETGPGVNNELEYYTNNNNAKQDGRGNLVIQVRREATPGSACPVDPISGSGTCQYTSGRINTAGKFSFTYGHVEANIKVSGTQGLWPAFWLLGANFFSGTPWPNCGEIDIMEHVGKSPNLAYSTIHAPAYNGAGGIGAPLDLGQDVSAGFHKFGLDWDASHMTFYVDGNAFETINRDTVESTRGPWVYDHPFFLILNNAIGGDFPGPPGAGTVLPQDMVIDYVRVYQ; this is encoded by the coding sequence ATGCAACGCCGCACACCGAGGACCAGCCCGCCCCGCCCGGGGCCCGGCCGCCGGACCCCGGTCCGCTGGACCGCGCTCGCCGTCCTCGCCCTGACCCTGGCCGCCCTGCTCACCGCGCCGGTCGCGCAGGCCGCGCCCGTCCTGCTCTCCCAAGGCCGCCCGGTGACGGCGTCCTCGGCCGAATCCGCCGCCTTCCCCGCGTCGGCCGCCGTCGACGGAGACCCCGGCACCCGCTGGTCGAGCGGGTTCAGCGACCCGCAGACGCTGCAGGTCGACCTCGGGTCCACCCAGCAGCTGTCCCAGGTCGTGCTGAACTGGGAAGCCGCGTACGCCAAGGCCTTCACGCTCCAGGCGTCCGCCGACGGCGCCACCTGGAGCACCCTCTACTCGACCACCACCGGCGCCGGGGGGACGCAGACCCTGACCGTCACCGGCAGCGGCCGGTACGTCCGGCTCACCGGCACCCAGCGCGCCACGCAGTACGGCTACTCGCTGTGGGAGTTCCAGGTCTACGGCGGGGGCGGCACCACGCAGCCCGGTGACGTCCTGCTGTCCTACGGGAAGCCCGGCACGGCGTCGTCGTACCAGGATGACGGGGCCTGCCCCGGCTGCGCGCCGGCGAAGGCGTTCGACCGCGACCCGGCGACCCGCTGGGCGACGAGCGCGACGACCGGCTGGGTCGACCCCGGCTGGATCACCGTCGACCTCGGCGCCGTCGCGGCCGTGCACCAGGTGGTCCTGCAGTGGGACCCGGCGTACGCGGTCGCCTACCAGATCCAGGTGTCGAACGACAACGCGAACTGGACGTCGCTCTACTCGACCACCAGCGGCAAGGGGTTCAAGGAAACGCTGACGCTGAACGGTTCCGGCCGGTACGTCCGGATGTACGGCACCGCCCGCTCGAACGGCTACGGCTACTCGCTGTGGGGCTTCGACGTCTACGGCACCGGCGGCAACCCGGCGACCCCGCCGCCCGCGCCGCCGGCCCCGCACTTTCCGGGCACGCTGGTCTGGAGCGACGAGTTCAACGGCGCGGCGGGCGCCAACCCGGACGCGAGCAAGTGGACCGCCGAGACCGGCCCCGGTGTCAACAACGAGCTCGAGTACTACACGAACAACAACAACGCCAAGCAGGACGGCCGCGGCAACCTCGTCATCCAGGTCCGCCGCGAAGCCACCCCGGGCAGCGCCTGCCCGGTCGACCCGATCAGCGGCAGCGGCACCTGCCAGTACACCTCGGGCCGGATCAACACCGCGGGCAAGTTCAGCTTCACCTACGGGCACGTCGAGGCGAACATCAAGGTGTCCGGCACGCAGGGGCTGTGGCCCGCGTTCTGGCTGCTGGGCGCCAACTTCTTCAGCGGCACGCCGTGGCCCAACTGCGGTGAGATCGACATCATGGAGCACGTCGGGAAGTCGCCGAACCTGGCCTACTCGACCATCCACGCCCCGGCCTACAACGGTGCCGGCGGCATCGGCGCACCCCTGGACCTCGGCCAGGACGTCTCCGCCGGGTTCCACAAGTTCGGCCTCGACTGGGACGCGTCGCACATGACGTTCTACGTCGACGGGAACGCGTTCGAGACGATCAACCGCGACACCGTCGAGAGCACGCGGGGTCCCTGGGTGTACGACCACCCGTTCTTCCTGATCCTCAACAACGCCATCGGCGGGGACTTCCCCGGCCCGCCGGGCGCGGGCACCGTGCTCCCGCAGGACATGGTGATCGACTACGTGCGGGTCTACCAGTGA
- a CDS encoding discoidin domain-containing protein translates to MRSTTFSPVHRLLVIATTFVTAVTTAAVVGSAPAQAAACGTTNLAQGRTATASSTENGGTPASAAVDGNAGTRWSSAFSDPQWLQVDLGSAQQLCDVVLTWEAAYAKAFTVQLSSDANSWTSAYTTTTGAGGTQTVPLTGTARYLRVYGTQRATGYGYSLWEVAVHGTGGGTTIPPTDPRNPDLGPNVSVFDPSTPAATIQNRLTQIADQQHTNQFGTERYAVLFKPGTYSADVNLGFYEQVAGLGLSPDDVNLNGHVRVEADWLQQGDNPANKGNATQNFWRSAENLSVTLPAGQVERWAVAQAAPYRRMHLKGSQIQLWNGGDGWASGGLIADSKIDGVAVSGSQQQFLTRNSELGGWQGGVWNMVFVGSTGTPPASFPNPPETVVGQTPVIREKPFLYVDGSGSYNVFVPALRQNSSGTSWGHGAPAGQAISLSEFYVAHPSDSAATLNAALAAGKNLLVTPGVYHLDQALNVTRPDTVVLGLGLATLMPTNGNAAITTSDVDGVKIAGLLVDAGAVNSPVLVQIGQPGSAANHAADPTSLHDVFFRIGGAAVGKATQTLVVNSNNVIGDHMWLWRGDHSNGVGWNVNTAANGLVVNGANVTMYGLFVEHYQQYEVLWNGNGGRTYFFQNEMPYDPPDQASWTSGGGRQGWAAYKVADSVTSHEGWGLGSYCFFNTNPSIVASHSFEVPNTGGVRFHNLVSVSLGGVGTIAHVINDAGDAANTGHQVSPLVSYP, encoded by the coding sequence ATGAGATCAACGACGTTCTCCCCCGTACACCGCCTCCTCGTCATCGCCACCACCTTCGTCACCGCGGTCACCACCGCGGCGGTGGTCGGCTCCGCACCGGCGCAGGCCGCCGCGTGCGGAACCACCAACCTCGCGCAAGGGCGCACCGCGACCGCGTCCTCGACCGAAAACGGCGGCACCCCCGCGTCCGCCGCGGTCGACGGCAACGCCGGCACGCGCTGGTCCAGCGCGTTCAGCGATCCGCAGTGGCTCCAGGTCGACCTGGGTTCCGCGCAGCAGCTCTGCGACGTGGTGCTCACCTGGGAAGCCGCGTACGCGAAAGCGTTCACCGTGCAGCTGTCCTCGGACGCGAACAGCTGGACGAGCGCGTACACGACCACCACCGGCGCGGGCGGCACGCAGACCGTGCCCCTCACCGGCACCGCGCGCTACCTGCGGGTCTACGGCACCCAGCGGGCGACCGGCTACGGCTACTCCCTGTGGGAAGTGGCCGTGCACGGCACCGGCGGCGGCACCACGATCCCGCCGACCGACCCGCGCAACCCGGACCTCGGGCCGAACGTGTCGGTGTTCGACCCCTCGACGCCGGCCGCGACGATCCAGAACCGGCTGACGCAGATCGCCGACCAGCAGCACACCAACCAGTTCGGCACCGAGCGCTACGCGGTGCTGTTCAAGCCCGGCACCTACAGCGCCGACGTCAACCTCGGCTTCTACGAGCAGGTCGCGGGCCTGGGCCTCTCCCCCGACGACGTCAACCTCAACGGGCACGTCCGCGTCGAAGCCGACTGGCTGCAGCAGGGCGACAACCCGGCCAACAAGGGCAACGCGACCCAGAACTTCTGGCGCTCCGCCGAGAACCTCTCGGTGACGCTGCCCGCCGGGCAGGTCGAGCGCTGGGCCGTCGCGCAGGCGGCGCCCTACCGCCGGATGCACCTCAAGGGCAGCCAGATCCAGCTGTGGAACGGCGGCGACGGCTGGGCCAGCGGCGGCCTGATCGCCGACAGCAAGATCGACGGCGTCGCCGTTTCCGGTTCGCAGCAGCAGTTCCTCACCCGCAACAGCGAGCTCGGCGGCTGGCAGGGCGGCGTGTGGAACATGGTGTTCGTCGGCTCGACCGGCACGCCGCCGGCGTCGTTCCCGAACCCGCCGGAGACCGTCGTCGGGCAGACGCCGGTGATCCGCGAGAAGCCGTTCCTCTACGTCGACGGCTCGGGCAGCTACAACGTGTTCGTCCCGGCGCTGCGGCAGAACTCGTCCGGGACGAGCTGGGGTCACGGCGCCCCGGCCGGGCAGGCGATCTCGCTGAGCGAGTTCTACGTCGCGCACCCGTCGGACTCGGCCGCGACGCTCAACGCCGCTTTGGCCGCGGGCAAGAACCTGCTGGTGACACCGGGCGTCTACCACCTCGACCAGGCGCTGAACGTCACGCGCCCGGACACCGTGGTGCTCGGCCTCGGCCTGGCGACACTGATGCCCACCAACGGCAACGCGGCCATCACGACGTCCGATGTGGACGGGGTGAAGATCGCCGGCCTGCTGGTCGACGCGGGCGCGGTGAACTCGCCGGTGCTCGTCCAGATCGGCCAGCCGGGCTCGGCCGCGAACCACGCGGCCGACCCGACGTCGCTGCACGACGTGTTCTTCCGGATCGGCGGCGCGGCCGTCGGCAAGGCCACGCAGACGCTGGTGGTCAACTCGAACAACGTCATCGGCGACCACATGTGGCTGTGGCGCGGCGACCATTCGAACGGCGTCGGCTGGAACGTCAACACCGCGGCGAACGGCCTCGTCGTCAACGGCGCGAACGTGACGATGTACGGCCTGTTCGTGGAGCACTACCAGCAGTACGAGGTGCTCTGGAACGGCAACGGCGGGCGGACGTACTTCTTCCAGAACGAAATGCCGTACGACCCGCCGGACCAGGCCTCCTGGACCAGCGGCGGCGGCCGGCAGGGCTGGGCGGCGTACAAGGTGGCCGATTCGGTGACCAGCCACGAAGGCTGGGGACTGGGCAGCTACTGCTTCTTCAACACCAATCCGTCCATTGTGGCCAGTCACTCGTTCGAGGTGCCGAACACCGGCGGGGTCCGGTTCCACAACCTCGTATCGGTGTCACTCGGTGGCGTCGGCACGATCGCGCACGTCATCAACGATGCGGGTGACGCCGCGAACACCGGGCACCAGGTGAGCCCGCTGGTCAGCTACCCGTAG
- a CDS encoding glycoside hydrolase family 3 C-terminal domain-containing protein — protein sequence MRRLVLGAVVTAGLLAVPPLAAQAAPALLSQGHAVTASSTENAAFPASAAVDGDPGTRWSSLAADPQTLQVDLGSAHTLNQVVLQWEAAYATAFTIQASADGGQWTTVYSTTTGTGGTQTLPVSGSGRYVRLTTTRRATQWGVSLWEFQVFGDGSAQACGSANAALRQPATASSVQSDAFPASAAVDGDGGTRWSSLAADPQWLQVDLGSARAVCGVDLTWEAAYASAYTVQLSTNGTSWTTAATVTGAGGTEHPAASGTARYVRVNTTARATQWGVSLWEFAVHTSDTAPPPTGCPWVGSTAPVADRVTQLMAAMTPQQKVKVLHGNGATGPYIGNTDAVPELCIPALGLQDGPAGVGDGLDGVTQFPAPVTAAATWDTGLLNRYGTAMGAEFAGKGVDIALGPTINLVRDPRWGRNFETYSEDPYLAGAAGTATIQGIQSQGVMAQAKHAAAYNVEAGASRGTPSDNVIIDDRTLHELYLPAFQQVASQGQVASMMCAYNQINGVPACQNSGVLTTAIKQDANWGGFVGSDWGSATGGPRQLANGGLDLEMPGGAFFGQGLLDAVSRGEVTQARVDDMVRRVLTQLFKFGVFDRARRGTPQSVVTNAANVTTARDVAAAGAVLLKNTGVLPLTASTKSIALSGGDGIDPQNIGGGSAKVNPSPASVNPINGIKARAGSGVTVSYVDGAGEHVQTPDIAAAVAQARTADVAIVFAGYGESETEDLDTIDLRFQQNELIDAVASANPRTVVVLNTGSAVTMPWLGKVAAVIEGWYPGQENGNAIASLLYGDVNPSGKLPVSFPKRIADLPTADVQQFPGANDRIEYSEGLNVGYRWYDSRGVEPLFPFGFGLSYTTFGFSNLAVTPQGTNGTATVTATVTNTGTRAGADVVQLYVGQPAGNGEPPKQLKGFKKIQLAPGQSQVVSFPLTPRDLAHWTGSWTTGAGQYRVYVGDSSRNVPLSAALTVS from the coding sequence GTGAGGCGGCTCGTCCTCGGTGCGGTGGTGACGGCGGGCCTGCTCGCCGTCCCGCCGCTCGCCGCCCAGGCGGCTCCGGCGCTGCTCTCCCAGGGGCACGCCGTGACCGCGTCCTCCACCGAGAACGCCGCCTTCCCGGCGAGCGCGGCGGTCGACGGCGACCCGGGCACGCGCTGGTCCAGCCTCGCCGCCGACCCGCAGACGCTGCAGGTCGACCTCGGCTCGGCGCACACCTTGAACCAGGTCGTCCTCCAATGGGAGGCGGCCTACGCCACGGCCTTCACGATCCAGGCCTCGGCGGACGGCGGCCAGTGGACCACCGTGTACTCGACCACGACCGGCACCGGCGGCACCCAGACGCTGCCGGTGTCCGGGAGCGGCCGGTACGTCCGGCTGACCACCACCCGGCGCGCGACCCAGTGGGGGGTGTCGCTGTGGGAGTTCCAGGTCTTCGGCGACGGCTCGGCGCAGGCGTGCGGCAGCGCGAACGCGGCGCTGAGGCAGCCCGCGACCGCGTCGAGCGTCCAGTCGGACGCGTTCCCGGCGAGCGCGGCCGTCGACGGCGACGGCGGCACGCGCTGGTCGAGCCTGGCCGCCGACCCGCAGTGGCTCCAGGTCGACCTCGGCAGCGCGCGGGCGGTCTGCGGCGTCGACCTGACCTGGGAGGCGGCGTACGCGAGCGCGTACACGGTCCAGCTGTCCACCAACGGGACGTCGTGGACGACGGCGGCGACCGTGACCGGTGCGGGCGGCACCGAACACCCGGCCGCTTCCGGCACCGCGCGGTACGTCCGGGTGAACACGACCGCGCGAGCCACCCAGTGGGGCGTCTCGCTGTGGGAGTTCGCGGTGCACACGTCCGACACCGCACCGCCGCCGACCGGCTGCCCGTGGGTCGGCTCGACGGCGCCGGTCGCCGACCGGGTCACCCAGCTGATGGCGGCGATGACCCCGCAGCAGAAGGTGAAGGTGCTGCACGGCAACGGCGCGACGGGGCCGTACATCGGCAACACCGACGCCGTGCCCGAACTGTGCATCCCGGCGCTCGGCCTGCAGGACGGGCCCGCCGGGGTCGGGGACGGCCTCGACGGCGTCACCCAGTTCCCGGCGCCGGTGACGGCCGCCGCGACCTGGGACACCGGCCTGCTCAACCGGTACGGCACGGCGATGGGGGCCGAGTTCGCCGGGAAGGGCGTCGACATCGCCCTCGGCCCGACGATCAACCTGGTCCGTGACCCGCGGTGGGGCCGGAACTTCGAGACCTACAGCGAGGACCCGTACCTCGCCGGCGCGGCCGGGACCGCGACGATCCAGGGCATCCAGAGCCAGGGCGTGATGGCGCAGGCCAAGCACGCGGCCGCCTACAACGTCGAGGCCGGGGCGTCGCGGGGCACGCCGTCGGACAACGTCATCATCGACGACCGGACCCTGCACGAGCTGTACCTGCCGGCGTTCCAGCAGGTGGCGAGCCAGGGGCAGGTCGCGTCGATGATGTGCGCCTACAACCAGATCAACGGCGTCCCGGCGTGCCAGAACAGCGGCGTGCTCACCACGGCGATCAAGCAGGACGCGAACTGGGGCGGCTTCGTCGGCTCCGACTGGGGCTCGGCGACCGGCGGCCCGCGGCAGCTGGCCAACGGCGGCCTGGACCTGGAGATGCCCGGCGGCGCGTTCTTCGGCCAGGGCCTGCTCGACGCCGTTTCGCGCGGCGAGGTCACGCAGGCGCGCGTCGACGACATGGTCCGGCGGGTGCTCACGCAGCTCTTCAAGTTCGGCGTCTTCGACCGGGCCCGGCGGGGCACCCCGCAGTCGGTGGTGACCAATGCGGCGAACGTGACGACCGCGCGGGACGTCGCCGCGGCCGGGGCGGTGCTGCTGAAGAACACCGGTGTCCTGCCGCTGACCGCTTCGACGAAATCGATCGCGCTCTCCGGCGGCGACGGGATCGACCCGCAGAACATCGGCGGCGGCAGCGCGAAGGTGAACCCCTCGCCCGCGTCGGTGAACCCGATCAACGGGATCAAGGCGCGGGCCGGGTCCGGGGTCACGGTGTCCTATGTGGACGGCGCGGGGGAGCACGTGCAGACGCCGGACATCGCGGCTGCCGTCGCGCAGGCCCGCACCGCGGACGTCGCAATCGTGTTCGCCGGCTACGGCGAGTCCGAGACGGAGGACCTCGACACGATCGATCTGCGGTTCCAGCAGAACGAGCTGATCGACGCCGTGGCTTCGGCGAACCCGCGCACGGTCGTCGTGCTCAACACCGGCTCGGCGGTGACCATGCCCTGGCTGGGCAAGGTCGCGGCGGTGATCGAGGGCTGGTACCCGGGCCAGGAGAACGGCAACGCGATCGCTTCGCTGCTCTACGGCGACGTCAACCCCTCGGGCAAGCTGCCAGTCAGCTTTCCGAAGCGGATCGCCGACCTGCCGACGGCGGACGTCCAGCAGTTCCCGGGCGCCAACGACCGGATCGAGTACTCCGAAGGGCTCAACGTCGGCTACCGCTGGTACGACAGCCGGGGCGTCGAACCGCTGTTCCCGTTCGGCTTCGGCCTGTCGTACACGACGTTCGGGTTCTCGAACCTGGCCGTCACGCCGCAGGGCACGAACGGCACCGCGACCGTGACGGCCACGGTGACCAACACCGGCACGCGGGCGGGCGCCGACGTCGTCCAGCTCTACGTCGGCCAGCCGGCCGGGAACGGGGAACCGCCGAAGCAGCTGAAAGGGTTCAAGAAGATCCAGCTCGCCCCCGGGCAGAGCCAGGTCGTGTCGTTCCCGCTCACCCCGCGGGACCTCGCGCACTGGACCGGTTCGTGGACGACCGGCGCCGGCCAGTACCGGGTCTACGTCGGCGACTCGTCGCGGAACGTGCCCCTGTCGGCCGCGCTGACCGTTTCCTGA
- a CDS encoding LacI family DNA-binding transcriptional regulator, whose protein sequence is MRVTIAEVARRARVSKTTVSRVLNNKADVDAATAIRVREVIAATGYIPSAGAVGLARGVTRTVGMLVPGLTWPWMGEVLQGVADVVESKGYGLLLSTANRGTESLDEFSRQVSAKAFDGLLLIEPPDAVRHLRVLHDSGLPVVVIDDRGRRPAFPSVGTDNRHGGATAARHLLATGRTRLATVTGPHDFGCTADRLNGFNEAVLDAGLTLDPSLIIEGDFTSESGEAAILQLLASGPEFDAVFAHNDLTAAGVLAGLRKSGRAVPGDVAVVGFDDIPLAAHTQPPLTTIRQPLRAMGEAAARQLLAQLAGAPPPGAPLIVPTSLVVRESTQETVSAADRGTFRDESPT, encoded by the coding sequence ATGCGCGTCACGATCGCCGAGGTCGCCCGCCGCGCGCGGGTGAGCAAGACGACCGTGTCCAGGGTTCTCAACAACAAAGCCGATGTGGACGCGGCGACCGCGATCCGGGTGCGCGAGGTGATCGCCGCGACCGGGTACATCCCCAGCGCCGGCGCGGTCGGGCTGGCCCGCGGCGTGACGCGCACGGTCGGGATGCTGGTGCCGGGCCTGACCTGGCCGTGGATGGGCGAGGTGCTGCAGGGCGTCGCCGACGTCGTGGAGTCGAAGGGTTACGGCCTGCTGCTGTCCACGGCCAACCGCGGCACCGAATCCCTGGACGAGTTTTCGCGGCAGGTGTCGGCGAAGGCGTTCGACGGCCTGCTGCTCATCGAGCCCCCGGACGCGGTGCGGCACCTGCGCGTCCTGCACGACTCCGGCCTGCCGGTGGTGGTGATCGACGACCGCGGCCGCCGTCCCGCGTTCCCGTCGGTGGGCACGGACAACCGCCACGGCGGCGCGACGGCGGCCCGCCACCTCCTGGCCACCGGCCGCACCCGGCTGGCCACCGTCACCGGCCCGCACGACTTCGGCTGCACCGCCGACCGCCTCAACGGGTTCAACGAAGCCGTCCTCGACGCCGGGCTGACGCTCGACCCGAGCCTCATCATCGAAGGCGACTTCACGAGCGAGAGCGGCGAGGCCGCGATCCTCCAGCTGCTGGCCTCGGGCCCGGAGTTCGACGCGGTGTTCGCCCACAACGACCTCACCGCGGCCGGCGTCCTGGCCGGGCTGCGCAAGTCCGGGCGCGCGGTGCCGGGGGACGTCGCCGTGGTCGGCTTCGACGACATCCCCCTGGCCGCGCACACCCAGCCGCCGCTCACCACGATCCGCCAGCCGCTGCGGGCCATGGGCGAGGCGGCGGCCCGGCAGCTGCTCGCACAGCTGGCCGGGGCGCCGCCACCCGGTGCGCCGCTGATCGTCCCGACTTCCCTGGTGGTCCGGGAATCGACTCAGGAAACGGTCAGCGCGGCCGACAGGGGCACGTTCCGCGACGAGTCGCCGACGTAG